From Polynucleobacter sp. MWH-Braz-FAM2G, a single genomic window includes:
- a CDS encoding group II truncated hemoglobin, translating to MTERQSIYDAIGGIDKIDELVDRFYDLMALEPIFNDLRVMHPQDLSGSREKLKFFLTGWMGGPDIYSPKYGHPMLRARHLPFKIGLKERDQWLACMYKALEDCGISGNVAKQLEESFFNTADWMRNQPN from the coding sequence ATGACGGAACGACAATCTATTTATGACGCCATTGGGGGCATCGATAAAATCGATGAATTAGTCGATCGTTTCTACGATTTAATGGCTTTAGAGCCAATTTTTAATGATTTACGCGTCATGCACCCTCAAGACCTTTCTGGTTCAAGAGAAAAACTCAAATTTTTCCTTACTGGTTGGATGGGGGGTCCAGATATCTATTCCCCCAAATATGGGCACCCTATGTTGAGGGCACGTCACTTACCTTTCAAGATTGGCCTAAAAGAGCGAGATCAATGGTTGGCCTGCATGTACAAAGCCCTTGAGGATTGTGGAATATCTGGGAATGTCGCAAAGCAATTAGAGGAATCATTTTTCAATACAGCAGATTGGATGAGAAATCAGCCGAACTAA
- a CDS encoding TerC family protein, translating into MIESFMQLISDPNAWIAFLTLSALEIILGIDNIIFISVIANRLPAEIREKVRRFGLIFALVTRILLLLSLSWVMGLTTPLFTVIEHSISGRDLILLLGGFFLIWKASKEIYIEVEARDHHEEIGVADKKERAKSMFTLFIGSVLQIGLLDIIFSLDSVITAVGMVDQISVMIAAVLASVLIMLIAAKPIGDFVQRHPSIKVLALSFLTVVGVVLIAEGMGLHIPKGYVYVAMAFSLTVELLNIRSREKKKRIG; encoded by the coding sequence ATGATCGAAAGCTTTATGCAGTTAATAAGCGACCCCAATGCCTGGATCGCTTTTCTAACACTCTCTGCCCTAGAAATTATTCTAGGCATCGACAACATCATTTTCATTAGCGTTATCGCTAACCGACTACCTGCAGAGATTCGAGAAAAAGTACGACGCTTTGGTCTGATCTTCGCCCTAGTAACCCGCATCCTTTTATTGCTAAGTCTATCTTGGGTAATGGGTTTAACCACTCCGCTTTTTACTGTGATAGAACATTCAATTAGCGGCAGAGACCTAATCCTATTGCTTGGAGGTTTCTTTCTGATCTGGAAGGCCTCAAAAGAAATCTATATAGAAGTAGAGGCTCGAGATCATCACGAAGAGATAGGGGTCGCTGATAAGAAGGAGCGTGCAAAATCAATGTTTACCCTATTTATTGGCTCGGTTTTGCAAATTGGTTTGCTAGACATCATCTTTTCTTTGGACAGCGTGATTACTGCTGTTGGCATGGTTGATCAAATTAGCGTGATGATTGCTGCAGTTCTCGCCTCAGTTTTGATTATGCTCATTGCAGCAAAGCCGATCGGCGACTTTGTTCAGCGCCATCCCTCGATTAAAGTACTCGCTCTATCCTTTTTAACTGTTGTGGGTGTAGTTCTGATTGCCGAAGGAATGGGGCTTCACATTCCTAAGGGGTATGTCTACGTAGCCATGGCGTTCTCATTAACAGTTGAACTCTTAAATATTCGCTCACGTGAGAAGAAAAAACGGATAGGCTAA
- a CDS encoding tripartite tricarboxylate transporter substrate binding protein, with translation MTKPTQFIRILLLSAAVFLTINSVRAAFPEKPIKIIIGFPAGGPLDAHIRLLVDKLQSSLGQPVIIDYKAGAGGAVGAQFVMQSPPDGYTLLLANTGTMVINPAIYTKSPYDTLKDFQPIARTAQQPLVLIVNQDVPANSLREFIAYAKANPGKLNYGSAGNGGISHLVPEMLKSETGIFMVHIPFKGSAPAFTDLIAGHVQFMAESVPQAANYAKQGKVKALAVTSAKRNPALPNTPTVIETGVANLDVVGFYGILAPKGTPPEAVNKLSSAFKETLESQDVQKKMIDQGADPAYLNADQFTKFLAQEMPRWAKAVKQAGAKLD, from the coding sequence ATGACTAAGCCCACACAATTCATCAGGATATTGCTGCTTAGTGCAGCGGTATTTTTGACAATTAATTCAGTGAGAGCCGCATTTCCTGAGAAACCAATCAAGATCATTATTGGTTTTCCTGCGGGAGGTCCTTTGGATGCTCATATTCGACTTCTAGTAGACAAGCTTCAGTCTTCTTTGGGGCAGCCCGTCATCATTGATTACAAAGCTGGGGCAGGGGGTGCAGTTGGGGCTCAGTTTGTGATGCAATCTCCGCCTGATGGTTATACATTGTTATTGGCAAACACTGGAACAATGGTTATTAATCCAGCGATTTATACCAAGTCACCTTATGACACCTTAAAAGATTTTCAACCTATTGCGAGAACTGCTCAGCAACCATTGGTGTTAATTGTGAATCAAGATGTTCCCGCAAATTCCTTGCGAGAATTTATTGCTTACGCAAAAGCAAACCCTGGTAAGTTGAATTACGGATCCGCAGGTAATGGTGGCATTTCTCATTTGGTGCCGGAGATGCTCAAGAGTGAAACTGGGATATTCATGGTGCACATTCCTTTTAAAGGGAGTGCACCTGCTTTCACTGATTTGATCGCAGGTCATGTGCAATTTATGGCAGAGTCTGTTCCTCAAGCCGCTAACTATGCTAAACAAGGTAAAGTCAAGGCGCTTGCCGTCACTAGCGCAAAGCGCAATCCTGCTTTGCCCAATACGCCAACTGTCATTGAAACTGGTGTGGCTAATTTAGATGTTGTAGGTTTCTATGGAATTTTGGCTCCAAAAGGAACGCCCCCCGAAGCAGTAAACAAACTTAGTAGCGCATTTAAAGAAACGCTTGAGTCGCAGGATGTGCAAAAAAAGATGATCGATCAGGGGGCTGATCCCGCCTATTTAAATGCAGATCAATTTACCAAGTTTCTTGCTCAAGAAATGCCTCGTTGGGCAAAAGCAGTTAAACAAGCGGGTGCAAAGCTCGACTAA
- a CDS encoding fumarylacetoacetate hydrolase family protein, producing the protein MDTNRRDALKFGASAAMSSMLISNAIAASEDQPKIVVEPLTGKAGFRVANYLPKMGATSRLGLVTNDGMVVDIPAEAARQKVKLSFDPSSMISLAGSGNQGLMELAVIFKGRGNNLANVNQVILLSPIPKPQSNIYCVGWNYLDHFDEGKDRRADQGVKEYPKVPVLFTKGTQTMNGPFDPIPYDGSYSTMIDWEAELAVVIGKKGKNISEENAMDYVFGYSAYNDTTARDVQQKRHSGQWFKGKSLDGHGPMGPWIVTAGGVNLDDTRIICRVNGVEKQNASYRQMYFKIPVVIAELSRSLTLLPGDIIATGTPSGVGYSRKPPEFLKPGDMMETEITGVGIIRNKIV; encoded by the coding sequence GTGGATACAAATCGGAGAGATGCGCTTAAATTTGGTGCGTCCGCTGCCATGAGTAGCATGTTAATTTCTAATGCAATTGCTGCTTCAGAAGATCAACCAAAAATTGTAGTTGAGCCTCTAACTGGGAAGGCTGGCTTTAGAGTCGCGAATTATTTGCCAAAAATGGGTGCGACCTCCAGGTTGGGTTTGGTAACAAATGATGGCATGGTGGTCGATATTCCAGCCGAAGCGGCACGCCAAAAAGTAAAACTCTCCTTTGATCCAAGCTCAATGATTTCATTAGCGGGCTCAGGCAACCAGGGGTTAATGGAGTTAGCGGTAATATTTAAAGGCCGAGGCAATAATTTAGCCAATGTGAATCAGGTGATTTTGCTGTCACCGATTCCTAAACCGCAAAGCAATATTTACTGTGTGGGCTGGAATTATCTTGACCATTTTGATGAAGGCAAAGATAGGCGTGCTGATCAAGGCGTGAAGGAATATCCAAAAGTTCCCGTTCTGTTTACTAAAGGTACCCAGACCATGAATGGTCCATTTGATCCCATTCCCTATGATGGTAGCTATTCCACCATGATTGATTGGGAGGCTGAGCTGGCCGTAGTTATTGGTAAAAAGGGTAAGAATATTTCCGAAGAGAATGCGATGGATTATGTCTTTGGCTATTCCGCTTATAACGACACAACCGCGCGCGACGTACAGCAGAAGCGCCATTCTGGTCAATGGTTTAAAGGAAAGAGCTTGGATGGACATGGGCCTATGGGGCCATGGATTGTGACAGCAGGAGGCGTCAATCTGGATGACACTCGCATCATCTGCCGTGTCAATGGCGTTGAGAAGCAAAACGCCAGTTACAGGCAGATGTATTTCAAGATCCCAGTAGTGATTGCCGAGCTATCGCGGAGTCTAACGTTATTGCCAGGCGACATTATTGCCACTGGTACACCTTCTGGAGTGGGTTATAGCAGAAAGCCACCGGAGTTTTTGAAGCCTGGCGATATGATGGAAACCGAAATCACTGGTGTTGGCATCATTCGCAATAAAATTGTTTAA
- a CDS encoding TIGR02450 family Trp-rich protein yields MNRLSPKKLLLTKWTAVKPIAKQKHFLVSKVILPEPPNEKIEFVEIEAVYSKKTTLIAWRDLSNSELWLQGWK; encoded by the coding sequence ATGAATAGACTAAGTCCCAAGAAATTACTCCTTACTAAATGGACGGCAGTAAAACCAATTGCCAAGCAAAAGCATTTTTTGGTCAGCAAGGTTATTCTTCCAGAGCCCCCTAACGAAAAAATTGAGTTTGTGGAAATTGAAGCGGTCTACTCCAAAAAAACTACGCTCATTGCATGGCGTGATCTAAGCAATAGCGAGTTATGGCTGCAGGGCTGGAAATAA